In a genomic window of Octopus sinensis linkage group LG16, ASM634580v1, whole genome shotgun sequence:
- the LOC115220595 gene encoding neuronal acetylcholine receptor subunit alpha-7-like, which translates to MKLIVALIVISIGSASTEDYYYMEGEYNKGYDKKMTPVAANETELSLNVTLVIKNILELDMKQGILVSHLNLGIKWQDNNLKWDYSKFTQRHREAYLSEIWYPDIQICNTVSGDFSFDPYKEVTVKQDGFVHLHIDKIFKIYCRINVKYYPFDVHECDVSVCLDHQIFMDVIIEDFDFDIKLKAKSNQWDFTFTETEKETKDVMAVGLTLHGKRKVSSATITKIIPPIMLTLLILSVHLLPAASGEKVCAAITIFLTNIVFLSETEKILGNNSQDPSLYLIYLLILTFVSGCSSIESVFVCKLYAQQTGADINLTPEITRESKRSRNRVSVIETSDGHNIEVRDVNISKRHFINYQKLDKIFLSTIVIFLLVFYIFFAVSSS; encoded by the coding sequence ATGAAATTGATAGTTGCCTTAATTGTTATATCAATTGGAAGCGCTTCTACAGAAGATTATTATTACATGGAAGGTGAATATAACAAAGGCTATGATAAAAAAATGACACCTGTTGCTGCGAATGAAACCGAATTAAGCCTAAATGTGACACTTGTCATAAAGAATATTCTGGAATTAGACATGAAGCAAGGTATTCTCGTAAGTCATCTGAATCTCGGCATAAAATGGCAGGATAATAATCTGAAAtgggattattcaaaatttacacAAAGACATAGAGAGGCTTACTTATCTGAAATTTGGTATCCCGATATTCAAATATGTAATACCGTATCAGGTGATTTCAGTTTCGATCCGTACAAGGAAGTCACTGTCAAACAAGATGGGTTCGTTCACTTACATatagacaaaatatttaaaatatactgcAGGATTAACGTTAAATATTATCCTTTTGATGTGCACGAATGTGATGTATCTGTTTGCCTTGATCATCAGATATTTATGGACGTAATTATAgaggattttgattttgatataaaatTGAAAGCTAAATCAAATCAATGGGATTTCACTTTTACTGAGACTGAGAAGGAAACTAAGGATGTTATGGCAGTTGGTCTTACACTTCACGGCAAGAGAAAGGTTAGCagtgcaacaataacaaaaattatacccCCAATAATGTTAACATTATTGATCCTTTCCGTTCATTTATTGCCAGCTGCATCTGGAGAGAAAGTGTGTGCTGCAATAACTATTTTTCTTACAAACATCGTTTTCCTTTctgaaactgaaaaaatattGGGCAATAATTCACAGGATCCCtctttatatctaatatatcttttaattctGACATTTGTCAGTGGATGTTCCTCTATCGAATCGGTATTTGTGTGTAAACTTTATGCCCAACAGACTGGAGCAGACATCAATTTAACTCCAGAAATTACACGTGAATCCAAAAGATCCAGAAATAGGGTTAGTGTCATAGAAACCTCAGATGGACATAATATTGAAGTAAGAgatgtaaatatttctaaaagacATTTTATAAACTATCAGAAGctagacaaaatatttttgtcaacaATTGTTATATTCcttttagtattttatatattttttgctgtgTCGAGTTCTTAG